Genomic DNA from Fusobacterium varium:
TAGCTATAAATCCTTTTTCTGTAAGTTTAGAAACAGCAACAGTAGCTGTTCCCATTGTAATTCCAATCTTATCTGACAACTCATTCATAGTTAATGAGTCTTGTCCTATTGCCTCTATCAAATGAAGTTCTGTATGAGTAAGACATTTTATCCCTCTTTTTAGAGCCATATCTTCACTTTTAAAAAATAGTTTATAGAAGTTCCCCAATAATTCATCTACCTTTTTAATATTTGCACTCATATTTTACCCTCTCTTTAATAAATTTATTCTTTCCTCATAATCTCCTGAAAATACATAAGAACCAGCAACAAATATATTTGCTCCAGCTTCGATACATTGCCCAATAGTATCAGCTGTAATTCCTCCATCAACTTGGATATCTACATCTTTACTTAATGCTCTAACATCTTTTATCTTTTCAACTGCACTTGGTATAAATTTTTGTCCTCCGAATCCTGGGTTTACACTCATAACAAGTACCATATCAATATCATTGATAATATATTTTAATACATTAACTGGAGTGGCAGGGTTTAAAGATACTCCTGCTTTTATTCCGTGAGCTTTTATCTGTTGAATAACTCTGTGAAGATGTAGTGTAGATTCAGCATGAACAGTTATTAAATCTGCTCCAGCTTTTACAAAGTCATCAATATATCTCTCTGGTCTATCTATCATTAAGTGTACATCAAAAACAAGTTTAGTTCTATTTCTTATAGCTTTTACAACAGGGGCTCCAAAAGTGATGTTAGGCACGAAAATTCCATCCATAACATCTATATGCACATAATCTGCACCTGCTCTATCTATTGCCTCAATCTCTTCCCCTAATCTGCTAAAATCTGCTGACAGTATTGAAGGAGCTATTTTAATATTTTTATTCATATTTATTCCACCTCTCATTTTTTAGTTTTTCATATATTCTTTTGTAAAATTCATATCTAGTTTGTGAGATCAATCCCTCTTCTACCCTACTTTTAATTATACAACCTGGCTCATTTAAATGCAAACAGTTATGGAATTTACAGCTTTCTTCCACAGCAAATTCTGGGAAAAGTCTAATCAACTCTTGAGCATCTTTAATATCTGGAAGTTCAATTGATGAGAAACCTGGGGTATCAATAATATATCCTCCATCTTTTAATGGTAAAAGATTTGTATCTTTTGTTGTGTGTTTTCCTCTCTTCAATCTCTTACTTGTCTCTCCAGTTTCAAGTTTTTTAGCATTTTGTAGAAGATTTATAATACTTGATTTTCCTACTCCACTAGGTCCTCCAAAAGCAGTTATCTTATCTTTGATAAAAGATTTTAGTTCTTCAATTCCAATATTTTCTCTTTCTGATACAAGAAAATAGGGTATATTTAGTTGCTTTAAAAACTCTAAATTCTTTTTGATATCCTCTATCTCTTCCTCAGACAAAAGATCTATCTTATTTACAACAATAATTGGAGATATTTTATAATA
This window encodes:
- a CDS encoding ribulose-phosphate 3-epimerase; the protein is MNKNIKIAPSILSADFSRLGEEIEAIDRAGADYVHIDVMDGIFVPNITFGAPVVKAIRNRTKLVFDVHLMIDRPERYIDDFVKAGADLITVHAESTLHLHRVIQQIKAHGIKAGVSLNPATPVNVLKYIINDIDMVLVMSVNPGFGGQKFIPSAVEKIKDVRALSKDVDIQVDGGITADTIGQCIEAGANIFVAGSYVFSGDYEERINLLKRG
- the rsgA gene encoding ribosome small subunit-dependent GTPase A, whose amino-acid sequence is MKIKGIIINKIQGFYYVKVDEQVYECKLRGILKRKDDKQNCVVGDIVEISEDNAIIKVEKRKNLVERPLVANIDYLVIQFAGKDPAIDYERLNILILRGFYYKISPIIVVNKIDLLSEEEIEDIKKNLEFLKQLNIPYFLVSERENIGIEELKSFIKDKITAFGGPSGVGKSSIINLLQNAKKLETGETSKRLKRGKHTTKDTNLLPLKDGGYIIDTPGFSSIELPDIKDAQELIRLFPEFAVEESCKFHNCLHLNEPGCIIKSRVEEGLISQTRYEFYKRIYEKLKNERWNKYE